In Clostridium sporogenes, one genomic interval encodes:
- a CDS encoding LapA family protein yields MRNGFVFSLIMALIVAIFAIQNAAAIPIKILFWEINFSLAIIILLSAVIGAVITGIMGIKKERGIKKQNKDISNKIEELEKTNADLLDRLEKLSLDSKDEHYIKEVDDKEIILDNENKK; encoded by the coding sequence ATGAGAAATGGATTTGTATTTTCTCTTATAATGGCACTTATTGTAGCTATATTTGCTATACAAAATGCAGCAGCTATACCAATAAAAATTTTGTTTTGGGAAATAAATTTTTCTTTAGCAATTATAATCTTATTATCAGCTGTTATAGGAGCAGTTATTACAGGTATTATGGGAATAAAAAAAGAGAGAGGTATAAAAAAACAAAATAAAGATATTTCAAATAAAATAGAAGAACTAGAAAAAACTAATGCAGATTTATTAGATAGATTAGAAAAATTAAGTTTAGATTCTAAAGATGAACATTACATAAAAGAGGTAGATGATAAAGAAATAATTTTAGACAACGAAAATAAGAAATAA
- a CDS encoding DeoR/GlpR family DNA-binding transcription regulator, whose translation MKLKPEIRREKILTEIEENKTVDIMELSAKLQVSEMTIRRDLKKLESSGKLLRTYGGATRISEGECKKVVDDPLKGRILKNKDEKAIIGKYAGELVENDDVIMIDASTTALAICKYIRDKKVTVVTNSISVVTALASFDNITVVVACGILRHSSLSLVGSYVEESFKKFNIKKSFISAKALSFEAGLTDINAFEVETKKAAMSVSKEVIVLLDHSKLNNVSLLKVCETKEISKIIIDGLKEFTAEEEELLNKFKANGIEVIIAK comes from the coding sequence ATGAAACTTAAACCTGAAATTAGAAGAGAAAAAATATTAACAGAAATAGAAGAAAATAAAACTGTAGATATAATGGAATTAAGTGCAAAATTACAGGTATCAGAAATGACTATAAGAAGAGACTTAAAAAAGTTAGAAAGCAGTGGGAAATTACTTAGAACCTATGGAGGAGCTACCCGTATATCTGAAGGCGAATGTAAAAAGGTTGTAGATGATCCTTTAAAGGGTAGAATATTAAAAAATAAGGATGAAAAAGCTATTATAGGTAAATATGCAGGAGAATTAGTAGAAAATGATGATGTTATCATGATAGACGCTAGTACTACAGCTTTAGCAATATGTAAATATATAAGAGATAAAAAGGTAACAGTAGTTACAAATTCTATAAGTGTAGTAACAGCACTAGCTTCTTTTGACAATATAACAGTAGTAGTAGCCTGTGGAATTTTACGACATAGTTCTTTATCCTTAGTAGGTTCCTATGTAGAAGAATCTTTTAAGAAATTTAATATAAAAAAATCTTTTATATCAGCTAAGGCTTTATCTTTTGAAGCAGGACTTACAGATATAAATGCTTTTGAAGTAGAAACTAAAAAGGCCGCTATGTCTGTAAGTAAAGAGGTTATAGTTCTTTTAGATCACTCTAAGCTTAATAATGTGTCTCTTTTAAAGGTTTGTGAAACAAAGGAAATAAGTAAAATAATAATAGATGGTCTTAAGGAATTTACAGCGGAAGAAGAAGAATTATTAAATAAATTCAAAGCTAATGGTATAGAAGTAATAATAGCTAAATAA
- a CDS encoding class II aldolase/adducin family protein, translated as MNNETYLRLQIVEAGKKLQQRFFVASNDGNISAKLDDNTILITPTGVNKGEVTPDQIIKVDREGNVIEGHMKVTSEIKMHLAVYNMRADVKAIVHAHPPASTAFSVSKEKLDDPVILPEAVFSLGKIGYCEYGTPSTDEVPKAVEKEIPYSDVLLLSNHGALTVGTDVMQAYYRMENLEMVSKVTIYSKIIGNIKTLNELQVEKLNKVKEEKGWGKL; from the coding sequence TTGAATAATGAAACATATTTAAGATTACAAATTGTAGAGGCAGGAAAAAAACTTCAACAGAGATTTTTTGTAGCCTCAAATGATGGAAATATAAGTGCTAAACTTGATGACAACACTATATTAATTACTCCTACAGGGGTTAACAAAGGAGAGGTAACTCCAGATCAAATAATAAAAGTAGATAGAGAAGGAAATGTTATAGAAGGGCATATGAAGGTTACATCTGAAATAAAAATGCATTTAGCTGTTTATAATATGAGAGCAGATGTAAAAGCTATAGTTCATGCTCATCCACCAGCATCCACAGCTTTTTCAGTATCAAAAGAAAAACTAGATGATCCTGTTATTCTTCCAGAAGCGGTTTTTTCATTAGGGAAGATAGGATATTGTGAATATGGAACTCCTTCTACTGATGAAGTTCCAAAAGCTGTAGAAAAAGAAATTCCATATAGTGATGTCCTTTTATTATCCAACCATGGGGCCCTTACAGTAGGGACAGATGTAATGCAGGCTTATTATAGAATGGAAAATTTAGAAATGGTTTCGAAAGTAACTATTTATTCAAAAATAATAGGAAATATAAAGACTTTAAATGAACTGCAAGTGGAGAAATTAAATAAAGTAAAGGAAGAAAAAGGTTGGGGTAAATTATAA
- the mtnA gene encoding S-methyl-5-thioribose-1-phosphate isomerase, translating into MAELLAIKWDDKRDKLILLDQTILPNKIEYIEYDTVEGVYDSIKDMIVRGAPAIGVTAAYGLYFAAKIAPEDNFENFFKYLKEKSVYLDSSRPTAVNLSWALKVMESKALENKDKDVREIKGILREEAKRIHEEDIEICKSIGENLITLLKDGVGILTHCNAGQLATSKYGTATSPMYLAKEKGWNFKVYSDETRPRLQGSTLTALELYEAGIDVTTITDNMAAMVMSQSKIDAVIVGCDRIAANGDTANKIGTMGVSILAKYFGIPMYIAAPTPSIDMNTKTGKDIPIEERNSEEVTCRFGVWTAPKSVKVYNPGFDVTPHENITAIVTEEGIVYPPFEENLKKLFEK; encoded by the coding sequence ATGGCAGAGTTATTAGCTATAAAATGGGATGACAAGAGAGATAAGTTAATACTTTTAGACCAAACAATATTACCAAATAAAATTGAATATATAGAATATGATACTGTAGAAGGTGTATACGATTCTATAAAGGATATGATAGTTAGAGGAGCTCCAGCTATAGGAGTTACAGCAGCTTATGGTTTATACTTTGCAGCAAAAATAGCACCAGAAGATAATTTTGAAAATTTCTTTAAATATTTAAAAGAAAAATCCGTTTATTTGGATTCAAGTAGACCAACAGCTGTAAATTTATCTTGGGCTTTAAAGGTTATGGAAAGTAAAGCTTTAGAAAATAAAGATAAAGATGTTAGAGAAATAAAGGGCATATTAAGAGAAGAAGCAAAAAGAATTCATGAAGAAGATATAGAAATATGCAAATCTATAGGGGAAAATCTTATAACTTTATTAAAGGATGGAGTTGGAATATTAACTCATTGTAATGCTGGACAACTTGCTACATCTAAATATGGAACAGCTACATCTCCTATGTATCTTGCAAAAGAAAAGGGTTGGAATTTTAAGGTCTATTCAGACGAAACTAGACCAAGACTTCAAGGGTCCACTTTAACAGCGCTAGAGTTGTATGAAGCAGGAATAGATGTAACTACTATAACAGATAATATGGCAGCTATGGTTATGTCTCAAAGTAAAATTGATGCGGTAATAGTAGGATGCGATAGGATAGCCGCTAATGGAGATACTGCTAACAAAATAGGAACTATGGGAGTTTCAATTTTGGCTAAATATTTTGGAATACCAATGTATATTGCTGCACCAACTCCAAGTATAGATATGAATACAAAAACAGGAAAAGATATACCAATAGAAGAAAGAAATTCAGAAGAAGTTACTTGTAGATTTGGTGTTTGGACAGCCCCAAAGAGTGTAAAAGTTTATAATCCAGGATTTGATGTTACACCACATGAAAATATAACTGCAATTGTTACAGAAGAGGGTATAGTATATCCTCCTTTTGAAGAAAATTTAAAGAAACTTTTTGAAAAATAA
- the mtnK gene encoding S-methyl-5-thioribose kinase, with amino-acid sequence MAEYKPMDCESIIKYIKKLNLEIFDKNADLTAKEIGDGNLNLVFRVKDNNTGKSVIIKQALPYLRVAGEGWKLTVERNRIEAEAMIEQDKACPNSVPKVYYHDKDYNLYVGEDLGNMDMLRNGLMNMKKYPKFPNQIGKFLSKNLFYTSDLGVGAVAKKSLVSKFINPELCDITEKLVLTDPYMDAESNDINPEIMDEVKNMWGRKDFRLEVTKLKNIFMTKAEGLLHGDLHTGSIFITEDDMRVFDTEFAFYGPYGYDIGLLFANFILNYISWEGREDRSKEEIKEFRKYLLDTIGEIWHEFEKDLKEIWDKDIKEISSTVEGYKEYYINNLLQETVGFSACEIMRRIVGMAHVPDLDILKDLKQKAKAQILGLKIGQEMVMRRNKIRSIEDLSALILEATK; translated from the coding sequence ATGGCAGAATATAAGCCAATGGATTGTGAATCAATAATAAAATATATTAAAAAGTTAAATCTAGAAATCTTTGATAAAAATGCGGATTTAACTGCAAAAGAAATTGGAGATGGGAATTTAAATCTAGTCTTTAGAGTTAAAGATAATAATACAGGGAAATCTGTAATTATTAAACAAGCTCTTCCTTACTTAAGAGTAGCTGGAGAGGGCTGGAAGTTAACTGTAGAGAGAAATAGAATTGAAGCTGAAGCTATGATAGAACAGGATAAAGCTTGCCCAAACAGTGTGCCTAAGGTTTACTACCATGATAAGGATTACAACCTTTATGTAGGAGAAGACTTAGGAAATATGGATATGCTTAGAAATGGGTTAATGAATATGAAAAAATATCCTAAGTTTCCAAATCAAATAGGAAAATTCCTATCAAAAAATTTATTTTACACTTCAGATTTAGGGGTAGGTGCAGTAGCTAAAAAATCTCTAGTCTCTAAATTTATAAATCCAGAACTATGTGATATTACAGAAAAATTAGTGCTAACTGATCCATATATGGATGCAGAATCAAATGATATAAATCCGGAGATTATGGATGAAGTTAAAAATATGTGGGGAAGAAAAGATTTTAGATTAGAGGTTACAAAATTAAAAAATATATTTATGACTAAAGCAGAAGGTCTCCTACATGGTGATTTACATACAGGATCTATATTTATAACAGAAGATGATATGAGAGTTTTTGATACAGAATTTGCTTTCTATGGCCCCTATGGATATGATATAGGACTTTTATTTGCAAACTTTATTTTAAACTATATTTCTTGGGAAGGCAGAGAAGATAGATCAAAGGAAGAGATAAAGGAATTTAGAAAATATTTATTAGATACTATAGGAGAAATTTGGCATGAATTCGAAAAAGATTTAAAAGAAATTTGGGACAAAGATATTAAAGAAATATCTTCAACTGTTGAAGGCTATAAAGAATACTATATAAATAACTTGCTTCAAGAAACTGTAGGTTTTAGTGCCTGTGAAATTATGAGAAGAATAGTTGGAATGGCTCATGTACCAGATTTAGATATTTTAAAAGATTTAAAGCAAAAGGCAAAAGCTCAAATCTTAGGACTAAAAATAGGACAAGAAATGGTAATGAGAAGAAATAAAATAAGAAGCATAGAAGACTTATCAGCACTTATTTTAGAAGCAACAAAATAA